GTAACGCGTGCACGTAAAATGGCTGACCGCATGAAAGCGCCGATTGCTATTATCGATAAGCGCCGTCCGCGTCCAAATGTAGCGGAAGTCATGAATATCGTCGGCAATGTGGAAGGTAAAACGGCGATTCTGATTGATGATATTATCGATACAGCCGGTACAATCACCATTGCTGCGAGCGCATTAATTGAAAGTGGAGCAAAAGAAGTGTATGCTTGTTGTTCACATCCTGTTTTATCCGGTCCTGCGATCGAACGCATTAATAATTCTAAAATCAAGCAACTGGTGATTACGAATTCCATTAAATTGCCGGAAGAAAAACAATCTCCAAAGATCAAACAACTGTCGATTGCACCTTTGTTATCATCTGCAATTGTCCGTGTGTTTGAGAACAAGTCTGTAAGTACATTATTTGACTGATGACAGGTTACTTGATGTCGTCTGGTATTGAACGTTTCAAGAGGTAGAAAAAACTTTTTATAGGAAAGGTGACTATACAAATGAGCACAATGCAGTCGAACTTAAGAGAAACTGACAAAAGCACAGTAAAACAATTACGAAATGACGGATGGATTCCTTCCGTAGTCTATGGCTACCAAACAGAAAGCACACCGATTGCGGTAAAAGAACGCGATCTTCTTGACACACTTCGTGAAACAGGAAGAAACGGTGTAATCAAGTTGAACGTAGACGGCAAAGATGTAAATGTCGTATTGAGTGATTATCAATCAGATGTACTAACAGGATTCCTTACACATGCTGATTTCTTGGCGATCAACATGACGGAAGAGCTTGAAGTAGATGTACACCTTAACCTGGTTGGTGAAGCACCGGGTGAAAAAGAAGGCGGAACACTTCAGCAGCCTCAGTGGGAAGTTACAGTTCG
The Sporosarcina sp. P33 genome window above contains:
- a CDS encoding 50S ribosomal protein L25/general stress protein Ctc encodes the protein MSTMQSNLRETDKSTVKQLRNDGWIPSVVYGYQTESTPIAVKERDLLDTLRETGRNGVIKLNVDGKDVNVVLSDYQSDVLTGFLTHADFLAINMTEELEVDVHLNLVGEAPGEKEGGTLQQPQWEVTVRVKPSEIPEHIDVDISELQIGETILVGDIRDKVKFEIVNDDETALVTISAPRSEAEMEALDEATESTEAEPEVIGEDKEEK